A genome region from Macrotis lagotis isolate mMagLag1 chromosome 4, bilby.v1.9.chrom.fasta, whole genome shotgun sequence includes the following:
- the LOC141523052 gene encoding olfactory receptor 13A1-like: protein MNNQTFVTEFILKGLTDKPQLQVLLFVLFLFLYTVALVGNSLIGAAISFSTGLHTPMYFFLFNLALLDVICTCTAVPKLLQILGGEDKTISFGGCMTQLFFLTWSVAAELLLFTAMAYDRYVAICQPLHYSKMMSREVCVSLAGAVWGISAFDAITNTSLLLRLSFCGPNVIDHFLCEIPSLLPLSCSSTYVNDIMTIAADIFFAVLNFLLTMLSYGFIIVNIMAIQTTEGKKRAFSTCSSHLIVVTMYYSTVIYVYLSPSSSYSSDKSKIMAVIYSTVSPTLNPLIYTLRNKDVKSALGKLLFLRGNTN from the coding sequence ATGAATAATCAGACTTTTGTGACAGAATTCATTTTGAAGGGACTCACAGACAAACCTCAATTGCAGGTTCTACTTtttgtccttttcctcttcctctataCAGTAGCTCTTGTTGGAAATTCTCTCATCGGGGCTGCTATCAGTTTCAGCACAGGACTTCACACTCCAATGTACTTCTTCCTTTTCAACTTGGCTTTGTTGGATGTCATCTGCACATGCACTGCTGTGCCCAAGCTGCTACAGATTCTGGGGGGAGAAGACAAGACCATTTCTTTTGGGGGGTGTATGACTCAGTTGTTCTTCCTGACTTGGTCTGTGGCTGCTGAGCTCTTGCTCTTCACAGCCATGGCTTATGATCGGTATGTAGCGATTTGCCAGCCTCTCCATTATAGCAAGATGATGAGCAGGGAAGTTTGTGTCTCCTTGGCTGGGGCTGTGTGGGGCATCAGTGCATTTGATGCCATAACAAATACCAGTCTCTTGTTGAGGCTTTCATTCTGTGGTCCCAATGTGATCGACCATTTCCTTTGTGAAATTCCTTCTCTACTTCCACTCTCTTGCTCATCTACATATGTGAATGATATCATGACAATTGCAGCTGATATATTCTTTGCTGTTCTGAATTTCCTGCTCACCATGTTGTCTTATGGCTTCATCATTGTTAACATCATGGCAATCCAGACCACAGAGGGCAAAAAGAGAGCTTTTTCCACTTGCTCCTCTCACCTCATTGTAGTGACCATGTACTACTCCACTGTGATCTATGTCTATCTAAGTCCAAGCTCCAGCTACTCCTCAGACAAGAGCAAGATCATGGCTGTTATTTACTCCACAGTGAGTCCTACCTTGAATCCTCTTATCTATACTTTGAGGAATAAGGATGTCAAAAGTGCTCTTGGAAAACTCTTGTTCTTAAGAGGAAATACTAATTAA